The following are from one region of the Synechococcus sp. CBW1108 genome:
- the rpsP gene encoding 30S ribosomal protein S16 has product MIKLRLKRFGKKREASFRLVATNSTSRRDGRPLEELGIYNPRTKETRLDTEAIRARLSQGAQPTDTVRSLLEKGGLVAKTVRAAEVVGKLKQAEAREAATKAAAAAKAAEAAAAAAAEAEAAAAAAPEESAPEA; this is encoded by the coding sequence ATGATTAAGCTCCGCCTGAAGCGGTTTGGTAAGAAGCGGGAAGCGAGTTTCCGCCTCGTGGCCACCAACAGCACCTCCCGCCGCGATGGCCGTCCGCTGGAGGAGCTGGGCATCTATAACCCACGCACCAAGGAAACCCGTCTCGATACCGAGGCGATCAGGGCCCGCCTGAGCCAGGGCGCCCAGCCCACCGACACCGTCCGTTCCCTGCTGGAGAAGGGCGGGCTGGTCGCTAAGACCGTGCGTGCCGCCGAAGTGGTCGGCAAGCTGAAACAGGCCGAAGCGCGCGAAGCCGCCACCAAGGCCGCCGCTGCCGCCAAGGCCGCCGAAGCTGCTGCTGCCGCCGCGGCTGAAGCTGAAGCAGCAGCTGCTGCTGCCCCTGAAGAATCTGCCCCTGAAGCCTGA
- a CDS encoding Bax inhibitor-1 family protein → MPASSNFQQAIREAQSSALVGPNVVNKALPYVGGGMVLTAAGVVGGLSMIGSPIFMPLFWVALIGNFILFFVAQNAAMKGNNGTALPILATYSLITGFTLSGIVAYAVSAAGVGAIGTATLATGITFVVASVVGRRMSDNVGQALSGVVGLGILGLLIAMVVQIVGSIFAPGVFSGGTFELLIAGFGTVLFVGAAFVDFYTMPRTYSDDQYLAGALGMYLTYINLFIFILRLIIALNGGGRRD, encoded by the coding sequence ATGCCGGCCAGCAGCAATTTCCAACAAGCCATCCGCGAGGCCCAGTCGAGTGCCCTGGTGGGGCCCAATGTGGTCAACAAGGCCTTGCCCTACGTGGGCGGAGGCATGGTGCTCACCGCCGCTGGCGTGGTCGGTGGCCTCTCGATGATCGGCAGCCCGATCTTCATGCCCCTGTTCTGGGTGGCCCTGATCGGCAACTTCATCCTCTTCTTCGTGGCCCAGAACGCCGCCATGAAGGGGAACAACGGCACCGCCCTGCCGATCCTGGCCACCTACAGCCTGATCACCGGCTTCACCCTGAGCGGCATCGTGGCCTACGCCGTCAGCGCTGCTGGCGTAGGCGCCATTGGCACCGCCACCTTGGCCACCGGCATCACCTTTGTGGTGGCATCAGTGGTTGGTCGGCGCATGAGCGACAACGTCGGCCAGGCCCTAAGTGGCGTGGTGGGACTGGGCATCCTCGGCCTGCTGATCGCCATGGTGGTGCAGATCGTCGGCAGTATTTTTGCTCCGGGAGTCTTCAGCGGGGGCACGTTTGAGCTGTTGATCGCCGGCTTCGGCACCGTGCTGTTCGTCGGGGCCGCCTTCGTCGACTTTTACACCATGCCCCGCACCTATAGCGACGACCAGTATCTGGCCGGCGCCCTGGGCATGTATCTCACCTACATCAACCTGTTCATCTTTATCCTGCGGCTGATCATTGCCCTCAACGGCGGCGGCCGGCGCGATTGA
- a CDS encoding alpha/beta fold hydrolase: protein MAASRLVRALAMGLCSAALLAPPAARSIETIRLRLPLLETDFLIRVSELRSPAALLAGDSDLAELDRATNGVIGQKLKAVLQSNLPLELKAVLLNANGSPLLEQVLLLVGALGDIDGLPEPIEPAQFHRALELAAAKGGISLLDVLENLPGESVTVELGRLGYSLQRFRAQRRQAEQLIAALPAVSSKGPWLEAGKFASASRELKIDVAHRPEPLAVVIWEPAAGAAAPDRLVVISHGLWDDPRNFEGWAAHLASHGYTVALPRHPGSDQSQQRAMLSGKQPPPKPAELALRPKDVSAVIDAAAQGQLNFRRPVNTKAVLVAGHSWGATTALQLAGARPTSTRMRKLCDDLRHPWRNLSWVLQCNFVGSADSAALADPRVVAAVAVSPPMRLLFDVDSAKGMGAPVLVVSGSNDWVVPPGPEAIEPVGRAVRTTSEGHRLVLVEGGTHFNLRSSLTTGGGPLRGLILAWFSAASQAPAGSPPQLPPDGWGSSTMPLRDVTKHLPEPANQP from the coding sequence ATGGCCGCGTCCCGGCTGGTTCGTGCTTTGGCCATGGGGCTTTGCTCCGCTGCGCTGCTGGCCCCGCCAGCGGCCAGATCAATTGAAACCATCCGGTTGCGGTTGCCCCTGCTGGAGACCGACTTCCTCATCCGGGTTTCCGAATTGCGCAGCCCGGCGGCCCTGCTTGCTGGCGATAGCGATTTGGCCGAACTCGACCGGGCCACCAACGGGGTGATCGGTCAGAAGCTCAAAGCGGTGCTGCAGTCCAACCTGCCCCTGGAGCTGAAGGCCGTATTGCTCAATGCCAACGGATCGCCCCTGCTGGAGCAGGTGCTGCTGTTGGTGGGAGCCCTCGGAGACATCGACGGCCTGCCTGAGCCAATTGAGCCGGCCCAGTTTCACCGGGCACTGGAGCTGGCGGCCGCCAAAGGGGGGATCAGTTTGCTGGATGTGCTGGAGAATCTTCCTGGCGAGAGCGTCACGGTGGAGCTGGGCCGGCTGGGCTATTCGCTGCAGAGATTCCGGGCCCAACGCCGTCAGGCCGAACAGTTGATTGCCGCCTTGCCAGCGGTGAGCAGCAAGGGGCCCTGGCTGGAGGCCGGGAAGTTCGCCAGCGCGAGCCGGGAGCTCAAAATTGACGTGGCCCACCGTCCCGAGCCCCTGGCGGTGGTGATCTGGGAGCCGGCCGCCGGCGCAGCTGCCCCAGATCGCCTGGTGGTGATTTCCCACGGCCTCTGGGATGACCCCAGAAATTTCGAGGGCTGGGCTGCACACCTGGCTAGCCATGGCTACACGGTGGCGCTGCCGCGCCATCCCGGCAGCGATCAGAGCCAGCAGCGGGCCATGCTCTCAGGCAAGCAGCCGCCACCGAAACCGGCAGAACTGGCGCTGAGGCCCAAGGATGTGTCGGCGGTGATCGATGCGGCGGCCCAGGGTCAATTGAACTTCCGCCGGCCGGTGAACACCAAGGCGGTGCTGGTGGCTGGCCATTCCTGGGGGGCGACGACGGCCCTGCAATTGGCCGGGGCCAGGCCGACCTCCACCAGGATGCGGAAGCTGTGCGACGACCTGCGCCATCCCTGGCGCAATCTCAGCTGGGTGTTGCAGTGCAATTTTGTTGGTTCAGCCGACAGTGCCGCGCTTGCCGATCCCCGGGTGGTTGCTGCCGTGGCGGTGAGTCCGCCGATGCGGCTGTTGTTCGATGTTGACTCCGCCAAGGGGATGGGTGCCCCCGTGCTGGTGGTGAGCGGCAGCAACGACTGGGTTGTTCCCCCTGGTCCGGAAGCGATTGAGCCAGTGGGTCGGGCTGTGCGAACAACCAGTGAGGGCCACCGACTCGTGCTGGTCGAGGGGGGGACCCACTTCAATCTGCGTTCCTCCCTTACCACTGGCGGGGGGCCTTTGCGGGGTTTGATCCTGGCTTGGTTTAGTGCGGCCAGCCAGGCCCCAGCAGGAAGTCCGCCCCAGTTGCCCCCCGATGGCTGGGGGAGCAGCACCATGCCCCTGCGGGATGTCACCAAGCACCTGCCTGAGCCTGCCAACCAGCCATAA
- the era gene encoding GTPase Era, whose amino-acid sequence MEFPATIPALPTSPEGFRSGFVALIGRPNVGKSTLLNQLVGEKVAITSPVAQTTRNRLRAILTTEAAQLVLLDTPGIHKPHHLLGERLVQSARGAIGEVDVVLLLVDGSEPAGRGDGFIVELLKHCRAPVHVALNKNDLVDPEQAEPLAASYRELAGDWPLHPVSALSGEGTGALVAALSAELPEGPHLYPADAVSDQPEQLLMAELIREQVLHQTREEVPHSVAVSIERVVDDGPRTAVLATVLVERSSQKGILIGKGGSMLKTIGQGARLQMEKIFEGPVYLELFVKVVPGWRRSAARLSELGYRGD is encoded by the coding sequence ATGGAGTTCCCCGCGACCATCCCGGCCCTGCCCACCAGCCCAGAGGGCTTCCGCTCTGGCTTCGTGGCCCTGATCGGCCGGCCAAACGTGGGCAAATCCACCCTGCTCAACCAGCTGGTGGGCGAAAAGGTGGCAATCACCTCGCCGGTGGCCCAGACCACCCGCAACCGGCTGCGGGCGATCCTCACCACCGAGGCGGCCCAACTAGTGCTGCTCGACACCCCTGGCATCCACAAGCCCCACCACCTGCTGGGGGAGCGCCTGGTGCAGAGCGCCCGGGGGGCGATCGGCGAGGTGGATGTGGTGTTGCTGCTGGTGGATGGCAGCGAGCCGGCGGGCCGGGGCGACGGCTTCATCGTGGAGCTGCTGAAGCACTGCCGGGCGCCGGTGCACGTGGCCCTCAACAAGAACGACCTGGTGGATCCGGAGCAGGCCGAGCCGCTGGCCGCCAGCTACCGGGAGCTGGCGGGCGACTGGCCCCTACACCCGGTGAGCGCCCTCAGCGGCGAAGGCACCGGGGCCCTGGTAGCAGCCCTGAGCGCCGAGCTGCCCGAGGGGCCCCATCTCTATCCGGCCGATGCGGTCAGCGACCAGCCCGAGCAGCTGCTGATGGCCGAGCTGATCCGCGAGCAGGTACTGCACCAGACCCGCGAGGAGGTGCCCCACTCCGTGGCGGTGAGCATCGAGCGGGTGGTCGACGACGGCCCCCGCACCGCCGTACTGGCCACGGTGCTGGTGGAGCGCTCCAGCCAGAAGGGCATCCTGATCGGCAAGGGGGGAAGCATGCTCAAAACCATCGGCCAGGGGGCACGGCTGCAGATGGAGAAGATATTTGAGGGGCCTGTGTACCTGGAACTGTTCGTCAAGGTGGTGCCGGGCTGGCGCCGCAGCGCCGCCCGCCTGAGCGAACTGGGCTACCGGGGGGACTGA
- a CDS encoding phycobiliprotein lyase, with product MSEPSTESLTDTAPFPPEEIGGFLRHCAGEWMGLRSQFALAAVGAAAELDTEDGDAWHSSERGELVVSFLEPEAPGGAGGLRVCPKDGVAQQLHFSADGNFRSGDQQGSWQLWPDGSLELTIRSNDTEVRERIWFTKPNLRLRSTVESSADGSPGRASFSSEIRRVSRPTAPVS from the coding sequence ATGAGCGAGCCCAGCACCGAGTCACTCACCGACACCGCCCCCTTCCCTCCCGAGGAGATCGGCGGCTTTCTGCGCCACTGCGCCGGCGAATGGATGGGCCTGCGCAGCCAGTTCGCCCTGGCGGCGGTGGGCGCCGCAGCTGAGCTCGACACGGAAGACGGCGACGCCTGGCACAGCAGCGAGCGCGGCGAACTGGTGGTGTCCTTTCTGGAACCCGAGGCTCCGGGCGGCGCCGGCGGCCTGCGGGTCTGCCCCAAGGATGGCGTGGCCCAGCAGCTGCACTTCAGCGCTGACGGCAACTTCCGCAGCGGCGATCAGCAGGGCAGCTGGCAGCTCTGGCCCGACGGCAGCCTGGAGCTCACGATCCGCTCCAATGACACCGAGGTGCGGGAGCGCATCTGGTTCACCAAGCCCAACCTGCGGCTGCGCAGCACCGTGGAGAGCAGCGCCGACGGCAGCCCGGGCCGGGCCAGCTTCAGCTCCGAGATCCGCCGGGTGAGTCGCCCCACCGCCCCGGTGAGCTGA
- the trmD gene encoding tRNA (guanosine(37)-N1)-methyltransferase TrmD, whose product MRLDVVSLAPEAFAPLLALGVIGRAFSAGIAALHTHNPRDFAPDKYRKVDDEPYGGGAGMVLKPEPVFAAVEAIPVLPRRRVLLMSPQGKPLQQADLRRWATEYDQLVLICGHYEGFDERIRALADEEVSIGDFVLTGGELPAAVIINGVVRLLPGTVGSQASLEEESHSALLLEHPHYTRPASFREREVPAVLRSGDHGAIARWRFEQQQQRTRERRPDLYARWQEQQPQQ is encoded by the coding sequence ATGCGCCTGGATGTGGTGAGCCTGGCGCCTGAAGCCTTTGCTCCGCTGCTGGCCCTGGGGGTGATCGGCCGCGCCTTTAGCGCCGGCATCGCAGCACTGCACACCCACAACCCGCGCGACTTCGCCCCCGACAAGTACCGCAAGGTCGACGATGAGCCCTACGGCGGCGGAGCGGGCATGGTGCTCAAGCCCGAGCCGGTGTTTGCAGCGGTGGAGGCGATTCCGGTGTTGCCGCGGCGGCGGGTGCTGCTGATGAGCCCCCAGGGCAAACCCCTGCAGCAGGCCGACCTGCGCCGCTGGGCCACTGAATACGACCAGCTGGTGCTGATCTGCGGCCACTACGAGGGCTTCGATGAGCGCATCCGTGCCCTGGCCGATGAGGAGGTGTCGATCGGCGATTTCGTGCTCACCGGCGGCGAATTGCCGGCGGCGGTGATCATCAACGGCGTGGTGCGGCTGCTGCCGGGCACCGTGGGAAGCCAGGCCAGCCTGGAGGAGGAAAGCCACAGCGCCCTGCTGCTGGAGCACCCCCACTACACCCGTCCGGCCAGCTTCCGGGAGCGGGAGGTGCCGGCGGTGCTGCGCAGCGGCGACCATGGCGCCATCGCCCGCTGGCGCTTCGAGCAGCAGCAGCAGCGCACCCGCGAGCGACGGCCGGATCTTTATGCGCGCTGGCAGGAGCAGCAGCCCCAGCAGTAG
- a CDS encoding AbrB/MazE/SpoVT family DNA-binding domain-containing protein, whose product MITLSSKGQLTIPRQLRESLGLTPGSHLQVSVDRHGRAVGA is encoded by the coding sequence ATGATCACGCTCAGCTCAAAGGGTCAGCTGACGATCCCCCGGCAGCTGCGTGAGTCCCTGGGACTGACTCCCGGCAGTCACCTCCAGGTGAGCGTGGATCGGCATGGACGGGCTGTTGGTGCCTGA
- a CDS encoding SPFH domain-containing protein yields MEALFGLPALVLMALLGINSVKVTSGGQSRLVERLGKYDRQLQPGLSLVLPVLEKVVSHESLKERVLDIPPQQCITCDNVAIEVDAVVYWQLLEHARAYYAVDNLQAAMVNLVLTQIRAEMGKLDLDQTFTTRQEVNEVLLKELDQATDPWGVKVTRVELRDIQPSRGVQQAMEQQMTAEREKRAVILRSEGERESQLNAARGRAEALVLDARAKQEALLLEAQAQAQQQTLFAQARADAATRLAEAIQANPQAAEAMRLLLAGDWMAMGEQMAHAPGGSVLMVDPQSPAALLTALRGLQQGQS; encoded by the coding sequence ATGGAAGCCCTGTTCGGTCTGCCCGCCCTGGTGCTGATGGCCCTGCTCGGGATCAACAGCGTCAAGGTCACCAGCGGCGGCCAGTCGCGGCTGGTGGAGCGCCTCGGCAAATACGACCGCCAGCTGCAGCCTGGCCTGTCGCTGGTGTTGCCGGTGCTCGAAAAGGTGGTGAGCCACGAATCGCTCAAGGAGCGGGTGCTTGACATCCCGCCCCAGCAGTGCATCACCTGCGACAACGTGGCGATCGAGGTAGATGCGGTGGTGTATTGGCAGCTGCTGGAGCACGCCCGCGCCTACTACGCCGTCGACAACCTGCAGGCGGCGATGGTGAACCTGGTGCTCACCCAGATCCGCGCCGAGATGGGCAAGCTCGACTTGGATCAAACCTTCACCACCCGCCAGGAGGTGAATGAGGTGCTGCTCAAGGAGCTGGATCAGGCCACCGATCCCTGGGGCGTGAAGGTGACCCGGGTGGAGTTGCGCGATATCCAGCCCTCCCGTGGGGTGCAGCAGGCGATGGAGCAACAGATGACCGCCGAGCGGGAGAAGCGGGCCGTCATCCTGCGCTCCGAGGGCGAGCGCGAATCCCAGCTCAATGCCGCCCGTGGTCGAGCCGAGGCGCTGGTGCTCGATGCCAGGGCCAAGCAGGAGGCACTGCTGCTGGAGGCCCAGGCCCAGGCCCAGCAGCAGACCCTGTTCGCCCAGGCCAGGGCCGACGCCGCCACCCGGCTGGCCGAGGCAATCCAGGCCAACCCTCAAGCCGCTGAGGCGATGCGGTTGCTACTGGCCGGCGACTGGATGGCCATGGGCGAGCAGATGGCCCATGCCCCCGGCGGCAGCGTGCTGATGGTGGATCCCCAGAGCCCGGCAGCCCTGCTCACGGCGTTGCGGGGTCTGCAGCAGGGCCAGAGCTGA
- a CDS encoding NfeD family protein, with protein MAALTWFLLALILLGVSWLGVDFDGLLPAVLAALGLSLLLAAVPALGPLAQLGVFAGLTLALLPSLQGWSRQRRTRAIPPGGSSDRASVISGFSPGEEAGRVRWQGQSWAAINLEPERQLQLGEGVQVMGREGNRLQVLGDRV; from the coding sequence ATGGCCGCGCTGACCTGGTTTTTGCTGGCGTTGATCCTGCTGGGCGTCAGCTGGCTCGGGGTCGATTTCGACGGACTGCTGCCCGCCGTTCTGGCCGCCCTGGGGCTTTCCTTACTGCTGGCCGCCGTACCGGCCCTTGGCCCGCTGGCCCAGCTAGGGGTGTTCGCAGGGCTGACCCTGGCCCTGCTGCCCTCTCTGCAGGGCTGGTCGAGGCAGCGCCGAACGCGGGCGATTCCACCAGGCGGCAGCAGCGATCGGGCCAGCGTGATCAGCGGCTTCAGCCCGGGGGAAGAGGCTGGGCGGGTGCGCTGGCAGGGGCAGAGCTGGGCAGCCATCAACCTTGAGCCGGAACGGCAACTGCAACTCGGCGAGGGCGTGCAGGTGATGGGCCGAGAAGGTAACCGCCTACAGGTTCTGGGCGATAGGGTTTGA
- the ispF gene encoding 2-C-methyl-D-erythritol 2,4-cyclodiphosphate synthase, which produces MQLRIGNGYDIHRLVPGRALILGGQRLDHPAGLGLDGHSDADVLVHAIMDALLGALSLGDIGLYFPPEDPQWQGADSLVLLEQVGALVAERGWSVVNIDSVIVAERPRLKPHIGAMGAAIAARMGLSADQVGVKATTNEKLGAEGREEGISCHAVALLQK; this is translated from the coding sequence ATGCAGCTACGCATCGGCAACGGCTACGACATCCACCGCCTCGTGCCGGGTCGGGCGCTGATCCTGGGTGGCCAGCGGCTGGATCATCCAGCCGGCCTGGGGCTTGACGGCCACAGCGATGCAGACGTGCTGGTGCACGCGATCATGGATGCCCTGCTGGGGGCCCTTTCCCTGGGCGACATCGGCCTGTATTTCCCGCCAGAAGACCCCCAGTGGCAGGGGGCCGACAGCCTGGTGCTGCTGGAGCAGGTGGGGGCCCTGGTGGCAGAGCGGGGCTGGAGCGTGGTGAATATCGACAGCGTGATCGTGGCCGAGCGCCCCAGGCTCAAGCCCCACATCGGGGCCATGGGCGCCGCGATCGCCGCCCGCATGGGGCTCTCGGCCGACCAGGTGGGCGTCAAGGCCACCACCAACGAAAAACTGGGCGCTGAAGGACGGGAGGAAGGGATCTCATGCCACGCCGTGGCCCTGTTGCAGAAATGA
- a CDS encoding TIGR03792 family protein produces the protein MLLAGHPDRAIAGRDGPDGGFEVAVVEHLRVKVPAEARQAWIAAEANSWEPWLAQQKGFLDRQLLWDPATEEGTLLIRWASREQWKAIPPAELDAVQERFEQAARQATGRRQGNPFPLVFEGELLPP, from the coding sequence ATGCTGCTGGCAGGCCATCCCGACAGGGCGATCGCCGGGCGGGATGGCCCCGACGGCGGCTTTGAGGTGGCCGTGGTCGAGCACCTGCGCGTGAAGGTGCCGGCTGAAGCGCGCCAGGCCTGGATCGCCGCCGAAGCGAACAGCTGGGAGCCCTGGCTGGCCCAACAGAAAGGATTCCTCGATCGCCAGTTGCTGTGGGACCCCGCCACCGAGGAAGGCACCCTGCTGATTCGCTGGGCCAGCCGGGAGCAGTGGAAAGCAATCCCACCGGCTGAGTTGGATGCGGTGCAGGAGCGCTTCGAGCAGGCGGCCCGCCAGGCCACAGGTAGGCGCCAGGGCAATCCCTTCCCCCTGGTGTTTGAAGGGGAACTGCTACCGCCATGA
- the larB gene encoding nickel pincer cofactor biosynthesis protein LarB, translating to MSSSMSSAMSSEHRLDLGRRQRLGMVEAIWGENKSADQITRILIATHAAGELALATRIEPAKAHAVALELGPNLAGELQLQQHLQARCLTAGSLPSPDPSRGRVAVLGGGTSDLPVAAEAQLALACHGIAVQLVLDVGVAGLHRLLDRLEELRSCPVLIACAGMEGALPTVLAGLLPQPVIGVPVSVGYGVSAGGQAALSGMLASCAPGLMVMNIDNGYGAAMAALRILNSQAPMG from the coding sequence ATGAGTAGCTCCATGAGCAGCGCCATGAGCAGCGAGCACCGCCTGGATCTGGGCCGTCGCCAGCGGCTGGGGATGGTGGAGGCGATCTGGGGCGAAAACAAGAGCGCCGACCAGATCACCCGGATCCTGATCGCCACCCACGCCGCCGGTGAACTGGCGCTCGCCACCCGCATCGAGCCCGCAAAAGCCCATGCCGTGGCCCTCGAGCTGGGGCCCAACCTGGCGGGGGAGCTGCAGTTGCAGCAACACCTGCAGGCCCGCTGCCTCACGGCCGGCAGCCTGCCGAGCCCCGATCCCAGCCGGGGCCGGGTGGCGGTGCTGGGCGGCGGCACCAGCGATCTACCGGTGGCGGCGGAGGCCCAGCTGGCCCTCGCCTGCCATGGAATTGCCGTCCAGCTGGTGCTGGATGTGGGCGTCGCCGGGCTGCACCGCCTGCTCGATCGCTTGGAGGAGCTGCGCAGCTGCCCTGTGCTGATTGCCTGCGCCGGGATGGAAGGGGCCCTGCCCACGGTGCTGGCCGGCCTCCTGCCCCAACCGGTGATCGGCGTGCCGGTGTCGGTGGGCTACGGCGTCAGCGCCGGCGGCCAGGCAGCCCTCAGCGGCATGCTGGCCAGCTGCGCCCCAGGGTTGATGGTGATGAACATCGACAATGGCTACGGGGCAGCGATGGCGGCCCTACGCATCCTCAACAGCCAGGCCCCAATGGGCTAG
- a CDS encoding DUF1517 domain-containing protein gives MARSTPLLLRRCASLLVVPVLALTLLLAHPSPSWAASGGRIGGGSFRSAPSMPRSYGGGGYGGGGGFNGGYRGGYGGGGIGFPFLIPLFGFGGGGLFGFLVLMAVVGLLLNAIKGGGGQAGPLPSGRGSELAYGRPDGPVTISQLQVGLLASARELQRDLRRLAGSADTGRAAGLQALLQETTLAMLRHPDLWVYANAEVGQVPFASAEATFNRLSMGERSKLQREVTSNVSGQRFSDASVVSGESDASSDFIAITLLVASRNRLNIKGAGSADQLRDALQQLGAVGADDLIAIEVIWQPEGAGEVLSTEELLTAYPQLQHL, from the coding sequence TTGGCGCGTTCCACCCCCCTCCTGCTGCGGCGCTGCGCCAGCCTGCTGGTTGTACCCGTGTTGGCCCTCACCCTCCTGCTGGCCCATCCCAGCCCCAGTTGGGCGGCCAGCGGCGGCCGGATCGGTGGCGGCAGCTTCCGCTCGGCACCCTCCATGCCCCGCAGCTATGGCGGGGGCGGCTATGGGGGTGGGGGTGGTTTTAACGGGGGCTACCGGGGCGGCTATGGCGGCGGTGGCATTGGCTTCCCCTTCCTGATTCCCCTCTTCGGTTTCGGCGGCGGCGGCCTGTTTGGCTTCCTGGTGCTGATGGCTGTTGTGGGCCTGCTGCTCAATGCCATCAAAGGCGGTGGCGGCCAGGCTGGGCCCCTTCCCTCTGGCCGCGGCTCCGAGCTCGCCTATGGCAGGCCGGATGGCCCCGTGACGATCAGCCAGCTGCAGGTTGGTCTTCTGGCCTCGGCCCGGGAGCTCCAACGGGACCTGCGACGGCTGGCAGGTAGCGCCGACACCGGGCGTGCGGCAGGCCTGCAGGCGTTATTGCAGGAGACCACCCTGGCCATGTTGCGCCACCCCGATCTCTGGGTGTATGCCAATGCCGAAGTGGGCCAGGTGCCCTTCGCCAGTGCCGAAGCCACCTTCAACCGTCTCTCGATGGGCGAACGCAGCAAGCTGCAGCGCGAGGTGACCAGCAATGTCTCCGGCCAGCGTTTCAGCGATGCCAGCGTTGTTTCAGGTGAGAGCGACGCCAGCAGCGATTTCATCGCCATCACCCTGCTGGTGGCCAGTCGCAACCGCCTCAATATCAAGGGGGCTGGCAGCGCCGATCAACTGCGGGATGCACTCCAGCAACTAGGCGCGGTCGGCGCAGATGACCTGATTGCGATTGAGGTGATCTGGCAACCAGAGGGTGCAGGTGAGGTGCTCAGCACCGAAGAACTGCTCACCGCCTACCCCCAGCTGCAACACCTTTAA
- the thiS gene encoding sulfur carrier protein ThiS yields MITLVVNGEARRCAAGLNLEQALGQLGYQPRLVVVEFNGTILPRSAWTGQLVVESDVLEVVTIVGGGS; encoded by the coding sequence ATGATCACGCTGGTGGTGAATGGCGAAGCGCGCCGCTGTGCCGCCGGTCTCAACCTGGAGCAGGCCCTCGGGCAGCTGGGTTACCAGCCCCGGCTTGTGGTGGTGGAGTTCAACGGCACGATCCTGCCCCGCTCGGCCTGGACCGGGCAGCTGGTGGTGGAATCCGACGTACTGGAGGTGGTCACCATCGTCGGTGGTGGTTCCTAG
- a CDS encoding thiamine phosphate synthase — protein MDSTLDSFDRSARDRLLDANLDRAREGLRVLEDWARFGLDRGDLVARTKDMRQRLGRLHRDAYKFARHTATDPAAGLGHPAQAERRSPSAVVGANAGRVQEALRVLEEFGRSSDPDLAKEAATLRYLLYDLEVDLLQACRLAATGGGGRRQALASCRLYLVTSPVADLEGVVAAALGAGVRLVQYRAKEAAGLDDLQKLRQARALRQLCTAHGALFLVNDRIDIALAVEADGVHLGQGDLPPAIARQLLGPDRLIGRSTHALAQLQQAVSEGCDYVGVGPVHATPTKPGREPVGLDYVRQAAAASPIPFFAIGGVDASNLAAVRAAGGTRVAVVRAITEAADPAAAAAGLLAELEARG, from the coding sequence ATGGATTCCACCCTAGACAGCTTTGACCGTTCCGCCCGGGATCGTCTACTCGACGCCAACCTGGACCGGGCCCGGGAGGGCCTGCGGGTGCTGGAGGACTGGGCCCGTTTTGGCCTCGACCGGGGCGATCTGGTGGCCCGCACCAAGGACATGCGCCAGCGGCTGGGCCGGCTGCACCGGGATGCCTACAAATTTGCTCGCCATACGGCCACCGATCCGGCCGCTGGCCTGGGCCACCCGGCCCAGGCGGAGCGCCGCAGCCCCAGTGCCGTGGTGGGTGCCAATGCGGGCCGGGTGCAGGAGGCTTTGCGGGTGCTGGAGGAATTTGGCCGCAGCAGCGATCCAGATCTGGCAAAGGAGGCCGCCACCCTGCGCTACCTCCTCTACGACCTGGAAGTCGATCTGCTGCAGGCCTGTCGCCTCGCCGCCACTGGCGGGGGGGGGCGGCGCCAGGCGTTGGCCAGCTGCCGGCTCTATCTGGTCACCTCGCCGGTGGCCGATCTGGAGGGGGTGGTGGCCGCCGCCCTCGGGGCCGGAGTGCGCCTGGTGCAATACCGGGCCAAGGAGGCCGCCGGCCTCGACGACCTGCAGAAGCTCCGCCAGGCCCGCGCCCTGCGCCAGCTCTGCACCGCCCACGGCGCCCTGTTTCTGGTCAATGACCGGATCGACATCGCCCTGGCGGTGGAGGCCGACGGGGTGCACCTGGGCCAGGGGGACCTGCCACCGGCCATTGCCCGCCAGCTGCTCGGCCCCGATCGCCTGATCGGCCGCAGCACCCATGCCCTGGCCCAGCTGCAGCAGGCGGTGAGCGAGGGCTGTGACTACGTGGGGGTGGGCCCCGTGCATGCCACTCCCACCAAGCCGGGCCGGGAGCCCGTGGGCCTCGATTACGTGCGCCAGGCCGCGGCGGCCAGCCCGATTCCCTTTTTCGCTATCGGTGGGGTGGATGCCAGCAACCTGGCGGCCGTGCGGGCCGCTGGCGGCACCCGGGTGGCGGTGGTGCGGGCGATCACCGAAGCGGCCGATCCCGCGGCGGCCGCTGCCGGCCTGTTGGCAGAGCTCGAGGCCAGGGGATGA